The Enterobacter mori genomic interval TCTCGTACAGAACCCCCTCAGGCGTTGCTCGATTTAGTCACAAACCCTGACTATCAGCCAATGGTGGTTTTCCCGGCCTCCTACGCGGGAGAGCAGCGTCAGGTTCTTTCTGCGCCGCCATCCGGTAAACCGCCGCTGTTTATTATGCTGGACGGCACCTGGACCGAAGCGCGAAAAATGTTCCGCAAAAGCCCCTATCTGGATGCTTTACCGGTGATTTCGGTCGATTTGTCTCGCGTCTCGGCCTATCGTCTGCGTGAAGCCCATGCTGACGGGCAATATTGCACAGCGGAAGTGGCAATTGCGCTACTGGATCTGGCCGGAGATACCCTGGCTGCCAGCGCGTTAGGCAGCCATTTTTCCTGTTTCCGCGAGCGTTACCTGGCAGGAAAAACCGTTCATAAGGGCAGCGTCACAGCAGCCGAGGCAGAAAGCGTTTAAAATCATCAGGCCGCTTGCATTCACAGGAGAGTTGCATGAGCCAGCGAGGGTTAGAAGCGCTACTACGACCTAAATCCATTGCCGTTATTGGCGCCTCCATGAAACCGGATCGTGCGGGTTACCTGATGATGCGTAACCTGCTGGCTGGCGGATTTAATGGCCCTGTTATGCCCGTCACCCCTGCTTATAAGGCCGTTCAGGGAGTGCTTGCGTGGCCAGATGTTCAGAGCCTGCCGTTCGTTCCCGACCTCGCCATCATCTGTACACATGCGAAACGGAATCTGGACTTACTGGAGTCGCTTGGCCAAAAAGGGTGTAAAACCTGCATTATCCTCTCCTCTCCTCCTGAACAGCAGCCAGAACTCCTGGCCTGTGCCGGTCGCTTTCAGATGCGTATTCTGGGGCCAAACAGTCTGGGACTACTCGCACCATGGCAAGGACTGAATGCCAGCTTCTCCCCGGTGCCTATCCGTAAAGGTAAACTCGCCTTTATCTCGCAGTCGGCAGCCGTATCGAACACCATTCTCGACTGGGCGCAGCAGCGTGAGATGGGATTCTCCTACTTCATCGCTCTGGGTGATAGCCTCGATATCGACGTAGATGAGCTACTGGATTTCCTGGCCAGAGACAGTAAAACCAGCGCGATTCTTCTCTACCTTGAGCACTTAAGCGATGCCCGTCGTTTTGTGTCAGCTTCGCGTAGCGCATCGCGCAATAAACCGATCCTGGTCATCAAAAGTGGACGTAGCCCGGCGGCGCAGCGTCTGCTGAATTCGCATTCAGGTATGGATCCCGCGTGGGATGCCGCGATCCAGCGTGCCGGTTTACTTCGGGTGCAGGATACGCACGAGCTTTTTTCCGCCGTTGAAACGCTGAGCCATATGCGTCCGTTACGCGGTGAAAAGCTAATGATTGTCAGCAATGGCGCGGCACCTGCAGCGCTGGCACTGGATGAGCTCTGGCTACGCAACGGTAAGCTGGCTACGCTCGGCGAAGAGACACTGCAGCGCCTGCGTGAGGTATTACCCGTCAGCGTCGCACCAGGCAACCCGCTGGATTTACGCGATGATGCCAGCAGCGAGCGCTATATAAAGGCCATTTCAATTTTGCTGGACAGCCAGGATTTCGACGCGCTCATGATCATCCACTCGCCCAGTGCGGTTGCGCCTGGTACTGAAAGCGCGCGGGCGCTCATTGATGCTGTGCGTAATCATCCGCGCGGCAAATACGTTACCGTACTCACCAACTGGTGCGGTGAATTTTCCTCGCAGGAGGCACGACGGCTGTTTAGTGAAGCCGGGTTGCCGACGTATCGCACACCAGAAGGCACTATCACCGCATTTATGCATATGGTGGAATACCGTCGTAACCAAAAGCAACTGCGTGAAACCCCGGCTTTACCGGGTAATCTGACTGCGAATGCCGTCGACGTCCACCGACTGCTGCAGCAGGCTATCGAAGAGGGGGCGACCTCGCTCGACACGCATGAGGTACAGCCCGTTCTCGGCAGTTACGGCATTCAAACGCTGCCGACATGGATTGCCAGCGACAGCGCGGAGGCCGTCCATATCGCTGAGCAAATTGGCTACCCGGTTGCCCTGAAGCTTCGCTCGCCGGATATCCCACATAAGTCGGATGTTCAAGGCGTAATGTTGTACTTACGCACGGCAGCGGAAGTGCAGCAAGCAGCAGATGCCATTTTCGACCGCGTCAAAATGGCCTGGCCGCAGGCCAGGATCCACGGTCTTCTCGTGCAAAGCATGGCTAACCGAGCAGGCGCCCAGGAGCTACGCGTGGTGGTTGAGCACGATCCGGTCTTTGGGCCGCTGATTATGCTGGGTGAAGGCGGTGTGGACTGGCGACCTGAAGAGCAGGTGGTGGTGGCATTACCGCCATTGAATATGAATCTGGCACGCTATCTGATAATCCAGGCGATAAAGAGCAAAAAAATCCGTGGCCGGAGCGCCCTGCGCCCGCTTGATATTGCCGGACTAAGCCAGTTCCTGGTGCAGGTGTCTAACCTGATTGTGGATTGTGCGGAGATTCAGCGGCTGGATATTCACCCGCTGCTCGCCTCCGGCAATGAGTTTATCGCGCTGGATGTAACGCTGGATATTGCGCCATTCACAGGAGACAGAGAGAGCCGTCTGGCGATCCGCCCTTATCCTTTACACCTCGAAGAATGGGTGGAGATGAAAAACGGCGAACGCGCGCTCTTTCGCCCTATTTTGCCGGAAGATGAGCCGCAGCTGCGCACGTTCATTTCTCAGGTGACCAAAGAAGATCTTTACTACCGCTACTTTAGCGAGATCAATGAATTCACTCATGATGATTTAGCCAATATGACGCAGATCGACTACGATCGAGAAATGGCGTTTGTGGCCGTACGGCGTTCCGGGCAGAGTGATGAGATCCTCGGCGTGACGCGTGCTATTTCAGATCCGGATAATATCGATGCGGAGTTTGCCGTGCTGGTACGCTCTGATCTGAAAGGCCTGGGCCTGGGGAGACGGCTGCTGGAAAAACTCATCAGTTATACGCGAGATCACGGATTGTTACGCCTGAATGGCATTACTATGCCCAACAATCGCGGTATGGTCACTCTGGCGCGCAAACTTGGTTTTGACGTGGATATTCAGCTGGACGAAGGGATCGTGGCCTTATCGCTCCCCCTGATATCAGCAGATAAACAAGAGTAACCTACTGGAAATGTTACCCACTTTTGATAGCACTGGGGTATCATTGTCCGCTTATGTTGTTTGCATGCTACAGACAACCCTTCAATGAACAGAGAAGAAACGCACTGTGATGTTGTCAAAATTCAAGCGTAATAAACATCAACAACACCTTGCTCAACTACCGAAGATTTCTCAGTCAGTTGATGATGTAGAGTTCTTTTACGCTCCCGCTCATTTTCGGGAGACGATCCTGGAAAAGATCGCCAGCGCTACGCGACGTATTTGTATTGTGGCGCTGTATCTTGAACAAGATGAAGGCGGGCGCGCGATCCTGAACGCGCTCTATGAAGCTAAGCGTCAACGTCCGGAGCTGGATGTTCGCGTTCTGGTTGACTGGCACCGTGCGCAGCGCGGCCGCATTGGTGCGGCCGCGTCTAACACGAATGCTGACTGGTATTGCCGCACGGCGCAGGAGAACCCTGGCGTCGATGTGCCGGTTTATGGCGTACCGGTCAATACACGTGAAGCACTCGGCGTTCTGCATTTCAAAGGCTTCATTATTGATGATAGCGTCCTCTACAGCGGCGCGAGTCTGAATGACGTTTACCTCCATCAGCTCGATAAATATCGATATGACCGCTACCATCTGATTCGCAATGCGCAGATGGCGGATATCATGTTTAACTGGGTTGATAGACACCTGGTCCATGGCCGTGGCGTGAACCGTCTCGACGATCCCCATCGGCCTAAAAGCCCCGAAATCAAAAACGATGTTCGCTCTTTCCGCCAGGAGCTGCGCGATGCGGTGTATCATTTTCAGGGCGATGCCAATAACGAAGAGCTTTCCGTTACGCCATTAGTCGGTTTAGGAAAATCGAGCCTGCTGAACAAGACCATTTTCCATTTGATGCCGTGTGCGGAGCAGAAACTGACCATCTGCACGCCGTACTTTAACCTTCCCGCGGTGCTGGTACGCAATATTATCCAGCTGCTGCGTGATGGTAAAAAAGTGGAAATCATTGTCGGGGATAAAACGGCAAACGACTTCTTTATTCCGGAAGATCAGCCGTTCAAGATTATCGGCGCGTTACCTTATCTCTATGAGATCAACCTGCGTCGATTCCTGAGCCGTTTGCAGTATTATGTGAATACCGACCAACTGGTTGTGCGTCTCTGGAAAGATGAAGACAACAGCTATCACCTTAAAGGTATGTGGGTCGACGATGAGTGGATGCTGCTGACAGGCAATAATCTTAACCCACGCGCCTGGCGCCTGGATCTGGAAAATGCCATTTTGATCCACGATCCGCAGCACGAATTAGCCGCGAAACGCGAGCGCGAGCTGGAATTGATTCGTACTCATACCACCGTCGTTCGCCATTACCGCGATCTGCAGAGCATTGCCGATTATCCTGTGAAAGTCCGTAAACTTATTCGTCGTTTACGTCGGATCCGGATAGACCGCCTTATCAGCCGTATTCTGTAATGTTCAGGCCCTGTCATTAACAGGGCTTTTTTATGGAGTTCGTTAATGCGTATCCCTCTCTTATTCGCCCTCTTTTGCCTGACAGGATGTAGCCACACGGCTAACGATAGCTGGTCAGGTCAGGATAAAGCCCAACACTTTATCGCTTCTGCCATGTTGTCCGCTGCCGGTAATGAGTATGCGCAACATCAGGGATACAGCAGGGATCGGAGTGCGGCAATCGGCCTGATGTTCTCAGTAGGCCTGGGGGCATCAAAAGAGCTTTGGGACAGCCGCCCCGCAGGGAGCGGCTGGAGCTGGAAAGATTTCGCCTGGGATGTAGCCGGCGCAACGACCGGCTTTGCCGTGTGGCAGATGGCGCATTATTAAAGTCGAATACCTTTGCCCTTGCGGTGCAACATCAGGGACACGATGAAAGCCAGAGCCCCCATCACCGTGACATACCAGAAAAACGTTGTTTCACTGCCCCATGATTTAAGCGACAGGGCAACGTATTCCGCAGACCCGCCAAAAATCGCATTCGCCACTGCATACGAAAGCCCAACTCCCAGCGCACGAACCTGAGCCGGGAACATTTCTGCCTTGAGTATGCCGCTGATCGAGGTGTAGAAACTGACGATCACCATCGCCACCATCACCAGCGCAAATGCCGCATACGGTGAGGAAACATGCTGAAGCGCAGTCAAAATGGGGACGGTACATAATGCAGATAATCCGCCAAAAATGAGCATTGACGTACGTCGACCTATCTTATCCGAGAGCGCTCCGATTAGCGGTTGTATGAGCATAAAGACAAATAAAGCCACTGTCATGACAACGCTGGCGACATTCGCATGCATACCTGTAGTGTTCACCAGATACTTCTGCATATAAGTGGTGAAAGTGTAAAAACTGAGAGAACCGCCCGCAGTAAAGCCCAGCACCATTAGAAAAGCTTTGCGGTTACGCCATAACCCTTTGAACGTTCCCGCCTCCTTCAGCGTTCTGACTTCCTTCTGAGAGGTCTCATCTAACTGACGACGCAGCCAAAGTGCTACGACAGCTAGTACAGCGCCCATGGCGAAAGGGATCCGCCATCCCCAGGTGTGAAGCTGTTCATCCGTCAAAATCTGCTGCAGGATCACCACGACAAGGATGGCCAACAGTTGGCCACCAATTAGCGTGACGTACTGGAATGAGGCGTAAAAACCTTTACGGCCCTCCAGTGCAATCTCACTCATGTAGGTCGCACTGGTACCATATTCCCCGCCGACAGATAGTCCCTGGAATAAGCGAGCCAGCAAAAGTAGCGCCGGTGCCCATGTACCAATCGTTTCATACCCTGGCAAGCAGGCGATCACCAGCGAACCAAAGCACATCATACAAACCGATATCAGCATGGATGCCTTACGACCACGACGATCCGCAATGCGGCCGAACAGCCAGCCACCGATTGGTCGCATTAAGAATCCTGCAGCGAATACCCCTGCCGTTTGTAGCAACTGTGTTGTGGTGTTTCCCGAAGGAAAGAAGATATGTGCGAAATAAAGTGAACAGAATGAGTAGACGTAAAAGTCGAACCATTCAACCAGGTTCCCTGAAGAGGCACTGACAATTGCCCATACCCTTCTGCGGGTATCACTGTTAGCCAGCGTCCCGTTTGATGCAATGCTTTCTGTCATTGTGATTATGCTCCAGCTTTAAACAGCGGCGTGTTGAGTCCAGAAAGACTCGAACGCCTCGTAAATGAAATGTTATAATTTTGTTATAACTGACATTGCGATGAAGATCACACATTCCATTAGCAGGATAAGCGATTTGGGGAAAGGCGAATGAAGAGAAAATCCAAAAGCAAAAAACCCCGCACCTTACGGTACGGGGTTCTTCTAATTGATGCCTGGCAGTTCCCTACTCTCACATGGGGAGACCCCACACTACCATCGGCGCTACGGCGTTTCACTTCTGAGTTCGGCATGGGGTCAGGTGGGACCACCGCGCTAAAGCCGCCAGGCAAATTCTGTTAATCTGTATCAGGCTGAAAATCGTGTCTGTCTCTTCGCCAAAACACCTTCGGCGTTGTAAGGTTAAGCCTCACGGTTCATTAGTATCGGTTAGCTCAACGCATCGCTGCGCTTACACACCCGACCTATCAACGTCGTCGTCTTCAACGTTCCTTCAGGAGACTTAAAGTCTCAGGGAGAACTCATCTCGGGGCAAGTTTCGTGCTTAGATGCTTTCAGCACTTATCTTTTCCGCATTTAGCTACCGGGCAATGCCATTGGCATGACAACCCGAACACCAGTGATGCGTCCACTCCGGTCCTCTCGTACTAGGAGCAGCCCCCCTCAATTCTCCAGCGCCCACGGCAGATAGGGACCGAACTGTCTCACGACGTTCTAAACCCAGCTCGCGTACCACTTTAAATGGCGAACAGCCATACCCTTGGGACCTACTTCAGCCCCAGGATGTGATGAGCCGACATCGAGGTGCCAAACACCGCCGTCGATATGAACTCTTGGGCGGTATCAGCCTGTTATCCCCGGAGTACCTTTTATCCGTTGAGCGATGGCCCTTCCATTCAGAACCACCGGATCACTATGACCTGCTTTCGCACCTGCTCGAGCCGTCACTCTCGCAGTCAAGCTAGCTTATGCCATTGCACTAACCTCCTGATGTCCGACCAGGATTAGCTAACCTTCGTGCTCCTCCGTTACTCTTTGGGAGGAGACCGCCCCAGTCAAACTACCCACCAGACACTGTCCGCAACCCGGATCACGGGTCTACGTTAGAACACCAGCCATTAAAGGGTGGTATTTCAAGGATGGCTCCACGCAGACTGGCGTCCACGCTTCAAAGCCTCCCACCTATCCTACACATCAAGGACCAGTGTTCAGTGTCAAGCTATAGTAAAGGTTCACGGGGTCTTTCCGTCTTGCCGCGGGTACACTGCATCTTCACAGCGAGTTCAATTTCACTGAGTCTCGGGTGGAGACAGCCTGGCCATCATTACGCCATTCGTGCAGGTCGGAACTTACCCGACAAGGAATTTCGCTACCTTAGGACCGTTATAGTTACGGCCGCCGTTTACCGGGGCTTCGATCAAGAGCTTCGCGTTGCCGCTAACCCCATCAATTAACCTTCCGGCACCGGGCAGGCGTCACACCGTATACGTCCACTTTCGTGTTTGCACAGTGCTGTGTTTTTAATAAACAGTTGCAGCCAGCTGGTATCTTCGACTGATTTCAGCTCCACCCGCAGGGGCTTCACCTACATATCAGCGTGCCTTCTCCCGAAGTTACGGCACCATTTTGCCTAGTTCCTTCACCCGAGTTCTCTCAAGCGCCTTGGTATTCTCTACCTGACCACCTGTGTCGGTTTGGGGTACGATTTGATGTTACCTGATGCTTAGAGGCTTTTCCTGGAAGCAGGGCATTTGTTACTTCAGCACCGTAGTGCCTCGTCATCACACCTCAGCGTTAATAAGGTACCGGATTTACCTGGAACCTCCGCCTACATGCTTAAACCGGGACAACCGTCGCCCGGCTAACATAGCCTTCTCCGTCCCCCCTTCGCAGTAACACCAAGTACAGGAATATTAACCTGTTTCCCATCGACTACGCCTTTCGGCCTCGCCTTAGGGGTCGACTCACCCTGCCCCGATTAACGTTGGACAGGAACCCTTGGTCTTCCGGCGTGCGGGCTTTTCACCCGCATTATCGTTACTTATGTCAGCATTCGCACTTCTGATACCTCCAGCAACCCTCACAGGCCACCTTCAACGGCTTACAGAACGCTCCCCTACCCAACAACGCATAAGCGTCGCTGCCGCAGCTTCGGTGCATGGTTTAGCCCCGTTACATCTTCCGCGCAGGCCGACTCGACCAGTGAGCTATTACGCTTTCTTTAAATGATGGCTGCTTCTAAGCCAACATCCTGGCTGTCTGTGCCTTCCCACATCGTTTCCCACTTAACCATGACTTTGGGACCTTAGCTGGCGGTCTGGGTTGTTTCCCTCTTCACGACGGACGTTAGCACCCGCCGTGTGTCTCCCGTGATAACATTCTTCGGTATTCGTAGTTTGCATCGGGTTGGTAAGCCGGGATGGCCCCCTAGCCGAAACAGTGCTCTACCCCCGAAGATGAGTTCACGAGGCGCTACCTAAATAGCTTTCGGGGAGAACCAGCTATCTCCCGGTTTGATTGGCCTTTCACCCCCAGCCACAAGTCATCCGCTAATTTTTCAACATTAGTCGGTTCGGTCCTCCAGTTAGTGTTACCCAACCTTCAACCTGCCCATGGCTAGATCACCGGGTTTCGGGTCTATACCCTGCAACTTAACGCCCAGTTAAGACTCGGTTTCCCTTCGGCTCCCCTATACGGTTAACCTTGCTACAGAATATAAGTCGCTGACCCATTATACAAAAGGTACGCAGTCACACCACGAAGGTGCTCCCACTGCTTGTACGTACACGGTTTCAGGTTCTTTTTCACTCCCCTCGCCGGGGTTCTTTTCGCCTTTCCCTCACGGTACTGGTTCACTATCGGTCAGTCAGGAGTATTTAGCCTTGGAGGATGGTCCCCCCATATTCAGACAGGATACCACGTGTCCCGCCCTACTCTTCGAGTTCACAGCAAGTGTGCTTTCGTGTACGGGACTATCACCCTGTACCGTCGGACTTTCCAGACCGTTCCACTAACACACAAGCTGATTCAGACTCTGGGCTGCTCCCCGTTCGCTCGCCGCTACTGGGGGAATCTCGGTTGATTTCTTTTCCTCGGGGTACTTAGATGTTTCAGTTCCCCCGGTTCGCCTCGTTAACCTATGTATTCAGTTAACGATAGTGTGTCGGAACACACTGGGTTTCCCCATTCGGACATCGCCGGGTCAAAGGTTCATATCACCTCGCCGGCGCTTTTCGCAGATTAGCACGTCCTTCATCGCCTCTGACTGCCAGGGCATCCACCGTGTACGCTTAGTCGCTTAACCTCACAACCCGAAGATGTTTCACTTCTGATTGCGAAAATTTGAGAGACTCGAACACACATAACATGTGTGTCGTTTCAATTTTCAGCTTGATCCAGATTTTTAAAGAGCAAATATCTCAAACATGACTCGCAAGTCAGTTTTGAGATATGACGGCAGGTGACTTTCACTCACGAACCAGCAAGTGGCGTCCCCTAGGGGATTCGAACCCCTGTTACCGCCGTGAAAGGGCGGTGTCCTGGGCCTCTAGACGAAGGGGACGTGTCAGTCTCAATCGCAAGACGCCTTGCTATTTACTTTTCATCAGACAATCTGTGTGGACACTACAAAGGCAGGTTCTTTAAGGTAAGGAGGTGATCCAACCGCAGGTTCCCCTACGGTTACCTTGTTACGACTTCACCCCAGTCATGAATCACAAAGTGGTAAGCGCCCTCCCGAAGGTTAAGCTACCTACTTCTTTTGCAACCCACTCCCATGGTGTGACGGGCGGTGTGTACAAGGCCCGGGAACGTATTCACCGTAGCATTCTGATCTACGATTACTAGCGATTCCGACTTCATGGAGTCGAGTTGCAGACTCCAATCCGGACTACGACGCACTTTATGAGGTCCGCTTGCTCTCGCGAGGTCGCTTCTCTTTGTATGCGCCATTGTAGCACGTGTGTAGCCCTACTCGTAAGGGCCATGATGACTTGACGTCATCCCCACCTTCCTCCAGTTTATCACTGGCAGTCTCCTTTGAGTTCCCGGCCGGACCGCTGGCAACAAAGGATAAGGGTTGCGCTCGTTGCGGGACTTAACCCAACATTTCACAACACGAGCTGACGACAGCCATGCAGCACCTGTCTCAGAGTTCCCGAAGGCACCAATCCATCTCTGGAAAGTTCTCTGGATGTCAAGAGTAGGTAAGGTTCTTCGCGTTGCATCGAATTAAACCACATGCTCCACCGCTTGTGCGGGCCCCCGTCAATTCATTTGAGTTTTAACCTTGCGGCCGTACTCCCCAGGCGGTCGACTTAACGCGTTAGCTCCGGAAGCCACGCCTCAAGGGCACAACCTCCAAGTCGACATCGTTTACGGCGTGGACTACCAGGGTATCTAATCCTGTTTGCTCCCCACGCTTTCGCACCTGAGCGTCAGTCTTTGTCCAGGGGGCCGCCTTCGCCACCGGTATTCCTCCAGATCTCTACGCATTTCACCGCTACACCTGGAATTCTACCCCCCTCTACAAGACTCTAGCCTGCCAGTTTCGAATGCAGTTCCCAGGTTGAGCCCGGGGATTTCACATCCGACTTGACAGACCGCCTGCGTGCGCTTTACGCCCAGTAATTCCGATTAACGCTTGCACCCTCCGTATTACCGCGGCTGCTGGCACGGAGTTAGCCGGTGCTTCTTCTGCGGGTAACGTCAATTGCTGAGGTTATTAACCTCAACACCTTCCTCCCCGCTGAAAGTACTTTACAACCCGAAGGCCTTCTTCATACACGCGGCATGGCTGCATCAGGCTTGCGCCCATTGTGCAATATTCCCCACTGCTGCCTCCCGTAGGAGTCTGGACCGTGTCTCAGTTCCAGTGTGGCTGGTCATCCTCTCAGACCAGCTAGGGATCGTCGCCTAGGTGAGCCGTTACCCCACCTACTAGCTAATCCCATCTGGGCACATCTGATGGCAAGAGGCCCGAAGGTCCCCCTCTTTGGTCTTGCGACGTTATGCGGTATTAGCTACCGTTTCCAGTAGTTACCCCCCTCCATCAGGCAGTTTCCCAGACATTACTCACCCGTCCGCCACTCGTCACCCGAGAGCAAGCTCTCTGTGCTACCGTTCGACTTGCATGTGTTAGGCCTGCCGCCAGCGTTCAATCTGAGCCATGATCAAACTCTTCAATTTAAGTTTGATGCTCGTGAATTAAACTTCGTAATGAATTACGCATGTTCACTCAGAGACTTGGTATTCATTTTTCGTCTTGCGACGTTAAGAATCCATGTCACTTTGAGTGCCCACACAGATTGTCTGATAAATTGTTAAAGAGCAGTGCCGCTTCGTTTTCGCTGCGGCGCGGGGTGTGCATATTACGCTTTCCCGCTTCAGAGTCAAGCGTTTATTTCGCTATTCTCTGCTGACCCGGCGGCGTGTGTGCCGTTGTTCCGTGTCAGTGGAGGCGCATTATAGGGAGTAATTCCGAAGCTGCAAGGATAAAGTGAAAATTATTTACTGACTGCTCACTTTCCAGGCAAAACGCATCCCAGACCTCAATTTTCGCCTGGTTTTTAAACAAAAACGAGCCGCAAGCGGCTCGTTTTTGCGTTTTGTGACTTACTGCACTGCAACAATACGATCGTCGTTGGCTTCAAGACGGATAACTTTGCCCGGAATCAGTTCTCCGGAGAGGATCTGCTGCGCCAGCGGGTTTTCGATCTGCTGCTGAATAGCACGTTTCAGTGGACGCGCACCATAAACCGGATCGTAACCAT includes:
- the tapT gene encoding tRNA-uridine aminocarboxypropyltransferase codes for the protein MTDNAVLQLRAERLARATRPFLARGNRVRRCQRCLLPLKVCLCETLTPSTAESRFCLVMFDTEPMKPSNTGRLIADILPNTAAFQWSRTEPPQALLDLVTNPDYQPMVVFPASYAGEQRQVLSAPPSGKPPLFIMLDGTWTEARKMFRKSPYLDALPVISVDLSRVSAYRLREAHADGQYCTAEVAIALLDLAGDTLAASALGSHFSCFRERYLAGKTVHKGSVTAAEAESV
- a CDS encoding bifunctional acetate--CoA ligase family protein/GNAT family N-acetyltransferase, with the protein product MSQRGLEALLRPKSIAVIGASMKPDRAGYLMMRNLLAGGFNGPVMPVTPAYKAVQGVLAWPDVQSLPFVPDLAIICTHAKRNLDLLESLGQKGCKTCIILSSPPEQQPELLACAGRFQMRILGPNSLGLLAPWQGLNASFSPVPIRKGKLAFISQSAAVSNTILDWAQQREMGFSYFIALGDSLDIDVDELLDFLARDSKTSAILLYLEHLSDARRFVSASRSASRNKPILVIKSGRSPAAQRLLNSHSGMDPAWDAAIQRAGLLRVQDTHELFSAVETLSHMRPLRGEKLMIVSNGAAPAALALDELWLRNGKLATLGEETLQRLREVLPVSVAPGNPLDLRDDASSERYIKAISILLDSQDFDALMIIHSPSAVAPGTESARALIDAVRNHPRGKYVTVLTNWCGEFSSQEARRLFSEAGLPTYRTPEGTITAFMHMVEYRRNQKQLRETPALPGNLTANAVDVHRLLQQAIEEGATSLDTHEVQPVLGSYGIQTLPTWIASDSAEAVHIAEQIGYPVALKLRSPDIPHKSDVQGVMLYLRTAAEVQQAADAIFDRVKMAWPQARIHGLLVQSMANRAGAQELRVVVEHDPVFGPLIMLGEGGVDWRPEEQVVVALPPLNMNLARYLIIQAIKSKKIRGRSALRPLDIAGLSQFLVQVSNLIVDCAEIQRLDIHPLLASGNEFIALDVTLDIAPFTGDRESRLAIRPYPLHLEEWVEMKNGERALFRPILPEDEPQLRTFISQVTKEDLYYRYFSEINEFTHDDLANMTQIDYDREMAFVAVRRSGQSDEILGVTRAISDPDNIDAEFAVLVRSDLKGLGLGRRLLEKLISYTRDHGLLRLNGITMPNNRGMVTLARKLGFDVDIQLDEGIVALSLPLISADKQE
- the pssA gene encoding CDP-diacylglycerol--serine O-phosphatidyltransferase; the protein is MSKFKRNKHQQHLAQLPKISQSVDDVEFFYAPAHFRETILEKIASATRRICIVALYLEQDEGGRAILNALYEAKRQRPELDVRVLVDWHRAQRGRIGAAASNTNADWYCRTAQENPGVDVPVYGVPVNTREALGVLHFKGFIIDDSVLYSGASLNDVYLHQLDKYRYDRYHLIRNAQMADIMFNWVDRHLVHGRGVNRLDDPHRPKSPEIKNDVRSFRQELRDAVYHFQGDANNEELSVTPLVGLGKSSLLNKTIFHLMPCAEQKLTICTPYFNLPAVLVRNIIQLLRDGKKVEIIVGDKTANDFFIPEDQPFKIIGALPYLYEINLRRFLSRLQYYVNTDQLVVRLWKDEDNSYHLKGMWVDDEWMLLTGNNLNPRAWRLDLENAILIHDPQHELAAKRERELELIRTHTTVVRHYRDLQSIADYPVKVRKLIRRLRRIRIDRLISRIL
- a CDS encoding YfiM family lipoprotein — protein: MRIPLLFALFCLTGCSHTANDSWSGQDKAQHFIASAMLSAAGNEYAQHQGYSRDRSAAIGLMFSVGLGASKELWDSRPAGSGWSWKDFAWDVAGATTGFAVWQMAHY
- a CDS encoding MFS transporter, whose amino-acid sequence is MTESIASNGTLANSDTRRRVWAIVSASSGNLVEWFDFYVYSFCSLYFAHIFFPSGNTTTQLLQTAGVFAAGFLMRPIGGWLFGRIADRRGRKASMLISVCMMCFGSLVIACLPGYETIGTWAPALLLLARLFQGLSVGGEYGTSATYMSEIALEGRKGFYASFQYVTLIGGQLLAILVVVILQQILTDEQLHTWGWRIPFAMGAVLAVVALWLRRQLDETSQKEVRTLKEAGTFKGLWRNRKAFLMVLGFTAGGSLSFYTFTTYMQKYLVNTTGMHANVASVVMTVALFVFMLIQPLIGALSDKIGRRTSMLIFGGLSALCTVPILTALQHVSSPYAAFALVMVAMVIVSFYTSISGILKAEMFPAQVRALGVGLSYAVANAIFGGSAEYVALSLKSWGSETTFFWYVTVMGALAFIVSLMLHRKGKGIRL